Genomic DNA from Novipirellula galeiformis:
AGCTAACAGCGCGACGATCGCCATCGGCACAAGCGAAATCGCCAAGAACCACGCAATCAATCGGGGGAGAAGCCGGCGTGAAATCATGGTTTGTCGCGCTCCGAGTCAGCCGGCTTGGACCAACTTTGCCCCCAATCCCGATACATGTCCTCAAGAAACTGTTCCCATTGTTCGCGAGATTGGTAGATCGGAAACGTGACGGGGCGGACCGGGTAGTCCGAGGTCCAAACGATGTCGAATTGACCATCCCCACGGATGCGTCCAATCCGGAGTGTTTTCCAGGTGTGATGCGTCTCGGGATCGATCGAAACGATGCCTTGCGGAGCGGGGAAGCTTTGATTGCCAACCTTGGTTCGCACGGCGCTTGGTTTGTCGGTGCCCGCATCTTCGACGGCTTGCTTCCACAGATAAACACCAAAGTAACCCGCTTCGATCGGGTCATCGGTGACGCGGTCACTTCCAAAACGGTCCTGGAAACGCTTGACGAACGCTGTGTTGCGTTCGCTCGCGATACTTTGAAAGTAGGTCCATGCGGCATAGTCGCCTTGCGTCTGATCGTAACGCATGTTCAACAATTCGACTTCGGCAATACTGAATGACATCGTGGGAATATCGCTGGCTGCGATACCGGCAGCGCGCAACGATGAAAAGAATGCGTGATTGCTGTGTCCGTTGAGGGTGTTGAGGATGAAATCGGGCTTTGTCGCCACAATTTTCGCAACAATCGCATCGGCTTGTTCGCTGTCAAGCAACATGTATTCTTCGCCAACAACTTCGCCCTGCAACGCGCTGATTTGAGTTCGCAAGATGGTGTTGACGGTGCGTGGAAAGACATAGTCGGAACCGACCAGAAAGAACGACCTCGCGCCAAGGTTGTCGAAACACCATTTCACCGCGGGAAGGATTTGTTGATTCGGAGTCGTGCCGGTGTAGACAATGTTCGGTGATTGCTCCAGTCCTTCGTATTGAACGGGATAGAACAAGAGATGCTGGTGTCGTTCAAAAATGGGGCGAACGGCTTTCCGGCTCGCCGAGGTCCAGCAGCCAAAGACCACGCTGACCTGTTCATCCACGATCAACCACTCGGCCTGACTCGCAAAAATGGCCTCCTTGGATTGGCCATCGGCGCTGACCACTTCGATGGGTCTGCCAAGAATACCACCGCTGGCGTTGATTTCTTCAATCGCCATCAGCGTGGCGTCACGCACGGGCGATTCGCTGATCGCCATCGTACCGGTTTGTGAGTGCAGGATTCCGACTCGAATCGGTCGGCGGCTCGCTTGGGAATTGATCGACCGACCGAGGAGAACTGCCGCGATGGAGAGCACGATGGTGGCGAGAAAGAGCCACCGCCAATGGGGCGGTTTCATTTGCAGCCTTCATTTAAGCGCAAGCGACCAGCGACGATTCAACGCTCTTAGCCGCTTCCACGCTATCGCGGTCGCGACCTCAATACCTCGCTAGTATAGCCGATAGCGTCGGCACCGCAGGGCACGATTTTACCGCGATCGAGCGATATCTCGGAACTCGCCGGTCGCTCGCAGCGCTCCACTGGATGGCCGTTTACCGCAGTCGCTCGAGCCATGCATCGGTCGCGATCACTTCGCTAATGAACATCTGTTGCGAGACCAGAATCGAATCTTGCAGCTGTTGGGCGGTCACCGATCCCGCTTCATTTGCAACGTCCAACGTGCCAGTCGCATCGCGCAGAAACTCGACTTTGTATCCGCGATGAAACGCTTGACGAGCCGTCGTATCACAACACATTTGTGTCATGTAACCAGCGATCGCCACCGTGTCGGCATCAACTTTTTTTAGCCATTCAGCCAAATTCGTGTTGGTGAAGGAACCGGGCAATTGTTTGTCGATCAAAACATCGCGATGTCGTTTTTCGACTTCGGGATGCAATTGCCATGCCTCGGAGTTAAGCCGAAAGATCGGTGATTCAGGATCGGCTTGGTGATGGCGGATCACCGCAGTCGGGACGCCCGCCTGTTTCGCTTCGTCCATCACCCGCAAGATTTGATCGAGATGACCGACCGGATAGGTCACCGGCAAGGCGCCACTGAAATATTCTTGCTGAACGTCAATCACCAATAAGGCACGGCTCATCGCGTTAAATCCAATTTGAGAATTGGGGCGGGGGTCAGGGAACGATTGGACCTATTCTATCGCAGCCCGACTTTGGAGAAAACACAGTCGCCCGAGGTCTCCGACGACGATGCACGCCGTGACCCTCTCCGGAGAAATCGCTAAAGGCTCGTTTCCCGGCCCTCCCAGCTTCGCTGGGAGGGGGAAACAAGTCGTTGCTACAGTTTGCGTTCGACGCGAGCTGCGATCACTCGTCGGTGACGCAACCTTCGCTGGCGCTCTTGACGTTCTTGATGTACTTGTAAAGCGTGCCACGCGTCGCTTTCAACGGCGGTGCCGTCCACGCTTCACGCCGCTTGCCAAGTTCGGCTTCGTCGACATCGACGTCGAGCCGGTTGGTTTCGGCATCGATCGTGATCGTGTCACCATCTTGAACGAGCGCGATCGGGCCGCCGACTTGAGCTTCCGGGGTGATGTGGCCCACGATGAAGCCGTGGCTGCCCCCGCTGAAACGCCCGTCGGTCAACATCGCGACATCCGATCCGAGCCCAGCACCCATGATGGCACTGGTCGGGGTCAGCATTTCGGGCATACCCGGACCACCCTTGGGACCTTCGTAGCGAATCACGACAACGTCCCCCTTTTGGATCTTCTTTTCCTCGAGCGCGTGCAGCATGGCTTCTTCGTTGTCGAAGACGCGTGCGGGGCCGCTGAACTGCAATCCTTCTTTGCCGGTGATCTTGGCCACGGCGCCCTCAGGCGATAGGGAGCCACGCAAGATACGGATGTGGCCCGACTTTTTGATCGGTTCTTTGACCGAATGCACGATCGTTTGACCCACTTTTAAATCGGGCAGCGGCTCCAGATTCTCGGCCAACGTCTTGCCGGTGACGGTCATGCACGAACCGTCCAACAATCCCTCTTTGAGCAAGTACTTCATCACGGCCGGGGTGCCGCCGATGGAGTGCAAGTCCTCTTGGACAAACTTGCCGCTCGGTTTCAAGTCGGCGAGGAACGGGATCCGGTCGCTGACGCTTTGGAAGTCATCGATCGTTAGCGGGACGTCGACGGCGCGAGCCATTGCGATCAAATGCAAGACCGCATTCGTGCTGCCGCCGAGCGCCATCACGGTGACCATCGCGTTCTCGAACGCGGTGCGCGTCATGATGTCACGCGGTTTCAAGTCCATCTTGAGCAGTTTCAGGATGGCATCGCCCGCGTGCAGACACTCTGCTTTTTTATCGGGATCTTCGGCGGGAATGCTTGCCGAGTAAGGCAGCGACATGCCGAGGGCTTCGATCGCCGAGGCCATCGTGTTGGCGGTATACATCCCGCCACAGGCACCGGCACCCGGGCAGCTGTGGCGAACGATTTCGCTGCGTTCTTCTTCGTTGATTTGTCCGGCCAAGTATTGCCCGTAGCACTGAAACGCGCTGACGATATCAAGATTCTCGTTCTTGTAATGGCCCGGCTTGATCGTGCCACCGTAGACCATGATCGCAGGACGGTTCAGCCGTCCCATCGCGATCAAACATCCCGGCATGTTCTTGTCGCACCCCGGCAATGCAATCAGAGCGTCGTACCACTGGGCGCCCATGATGGTTTCGATCGAGTCGGCGATCAAATCACGGCTCTGCAACGAGTAGCTCATCCCGTCGGTGCCCATCGAAATGCCGTCGCTGACGCCAACCGTATTGAATCGCATCCCGACCATTCCCGCAGCGGTGACCCCGGCTTTAACCTCGGCGGCCAAATCCAACAGGTGCATGTTGCAGCTGTTGCCTTCGTACCAAACGCTGCCGATGCCGATTTGCGGCTTGTTCATGTCTTCGGAAGTCAACCCGGTTGCGTAGAGCATCGCTTGGGACGCCCCTTGGCTCTTGGGTTGAGTGATCTTTTGGCTGTACTTGTTTAACGGTGCATTCATGGCCAGTAGAGTACGCAGTGCAGGAGGAAGTGGATGGAGGTCGACAAGCGAAAGGCGACGGACATGGGGTGGGATGTGCTTTGGGTGGCAGCATCATCCGCATCGATTTGCCGACTTCGCAGGCCAACGATTATGATCTTCATCGGGCGTTTCACAACGGGACGGCTCTACGATCCTTTGGGGAGTTGAGAAAATGAGAGGTTTTTACGGTTTTCTGTTCGTCTTCGTAATTGCGTGTCCCGCTGCGACGCTGCAAATTCAACGCGGGTTCGCGGACGATTTTCAACTCAAGTCGAGGTCGCTGTTCGATGGCCAGACGTTGGCCGGTTGGGAAGGCAATGCCTATTGGTTCCGAATCGAAGACGATGCGATCGTAGCCGGCCGGCTGGATCAGCCGATTCCGCACAACGAATTCCTCTGCACTACCGAATTATTCGCGGATTTCGAATTGAGGTTGGAGGCGAAATTGATCGCCGCGAGTGAAGAAAGTGCCACCTCGTTGAACGCCGGGGTGCAATTTCGCACCAAACGGATCCCCCACGATAGCGAAGTTTCTGGCTATCAGGCCGATATGGGCAAGATGGGGGAACGGTTGATTTGGGGCGGTTTGTACGACGAATCGCGGCGGAACCGGTTTTTGGTCGAGCCCCCGTCGGACCTTACCAAGGACCTTGTCAAAGAGAACGACTGGAACGAAATCCGTATTCGTTGCCAAGGACCGCGAATTCAAATTTTCGTTAACGGCGTGCAAACGGTCGATTACACCGAAACCGATGACCAAATCCCTCGCCATGGCATCCTCGGATTGCAAATTCACGGTGGTCCAGCGGCCGAAGCTCATTACCGAAACCTTCGTATTCGCAACCTAATCAGCAAGTAAATGTCGCTGATCGCTCCGCGATCTTGCGTTTTTAGGGACCAGCGTTTTTAAGAGCTCGCGTTTTTTACAACGACTCGTTTTGATCGCGGATCGATCAACGACACTTCAGACATATTTTATGAATATTGAATTTGTTTATTTCGATCTCGGAAACGTCCTGGTTTCGTTTGACCCGAAGATTGCGGTCGACAATGTGGCGAATCGTTTCGGCGTCGATGCAGTGCATGCCGCGCAAGCGATTTACGGGAGCGGATTGCAAGACCGGTTCGAACATGGACACGTGACGGGCGAAGAATATGCCGCGGCGGTGCGTGACTCGCTTGCGGCGAGTGAGGCTGCGATGCCAACGCTCGCATTGTTAGAGGCGATCAGCGACATGTTCACTCCGATCGAATCGATGCGGGAGACGATTGACCGAGTGCACCAAGCGGGCACTCGTTATGGGTTGCTCTCGAATACCTGCCATGCCCATTGGGATTGGATTGGGCGGCAACCGTGGCTGATCTCCTCGGTGGTTTGGCCGGTGTGTGTGTTGAGTTGTGAGGTCAGCTCGATGAAGCCCGATTTTGCCATTTATCAGGCTGCCGAACGATTGGCCAACGTGCCGCCTGAAGCGATCCTTTTTCTCGACGATAAAGCCGAGAATGTCGCGGCGGCGATCGAGCGAGGATGGAATGCGGTCCAGTGTTTAGGCGGCGACCAGGCCGACGCGGCACTCAGAAAATACAGGGTGATTTCGTGAATGGAGGGGGGATGGGCCTAAACGATGACTGATTTGGTGTCGTGCGAGGGAATCGTTCGAGAGATCACGCGGAGAGATCTCGCGGGCGCGGAACGTTCGACTGTGCCCAATGCCAGACGCCCCGTATGATGCCGTATGATAATGGCACTCAAAAACGCTTCCTCTTTTCGAATGCGATTCCACAGCAATGGCTCAGCTGGTTCCCCCCCCCACGATTTCGCTTCATTCCACACCTCCTCGCCCGGTGGCGGTCATCGATATCGGCGCGACCAGCATTCGAATGGCGATTGCGGAAATCCATGCCGATGGGGAGGTGCGCACCTTGGATACCTTGGTGCAGCCGGTCAACTTGGGGCGTGAAGCGTTTGATGTGCGGCGGTTGTCGCGGGCGAGCATCGAGAAGGCAGCGGGGATTCTGAAGAAATATCAGCGTGTCTTGAAAGAGTATGGCATCACCGGGCCCCAAGATTTACGCGTCGTCGCAACCACGGCGGTTCGCGAAGCGCTCAATCGTCTCGCCTTTACCGACCGTGTCTTTATCGTCACAGGGCTGAATGTCGAACCCATCGATGAAGCGGAGGTGAACCGGATTACCTACATGGGAATCACGCCTCATCTTCGTTCGCACCCGGAACTAGCGGACGCCCGTTCGGTGGTGGTCGAAGTGGGCGGTGGTAATACCGAATTGTTGGTCATCCGCAGTGGCAATGTGCTGCATAGCCAATCTTATCGGTTGGGCTCGCTAAGGCTATTGCAACTGCTCGATGACGCCAATGTTTCCGCATCGCGTCGCCGCATCTTGTTGGAAAGTCACATCCGACGGACCTTGGATTTGATCCTCGAAGAAGTGCACTCCGATGCGATGATTCACTTAGTGGCATTCGGAGGCGACATGCGTTTCGCCGCCCATCAATTGCTCGATGATTGGGACGGCACCTCGTTAGCCCAGTTGTCGACTGATCGGTTGATCGAATTTACCAACGAAGTGTTGAAGCTCGACGACGACGCTATCGTCAAACGCTTTGGCGCGAGTTTTATTGAAGCGGAAACACTCGGCCCTGCCCTGCTCGCTTATTCGATGCTCGCCCAAGCCTTCAATCAATCGCTGGTTTATGTTTGTGATACCAATTTGCGTGACGGCCTATTGCATGACATGGCGATTGGGGGGGAGTGGACTGCGGAGTTCCGTAACCAAATTGTTCGCTCCGCGCTCACCTTGGGACGCCGCTTTGATTTCGATGAAACCCATGCCCGGAATGTCGCCGAACTGGCTCGCAAACTGTTTGAACAATTGGGCGCCGAGCACCAATTGGATCAACGTCATGAAGTGATCTTGCATGTCGCGGCGCTACTGCATGAAATTGGCATGATGATCAATGTGCGCAGCAACCATAAGCATGCCTTGTACGTGATTCGCCACAGCGGTTTGTTCGGATTGTCCAAAAGCGAATTGCTGCAGGTCGGGTTGGTGGCACGTTACTATCGCCGCGCCTATCCGCAACCTTCGCACGAAGGCTACGGATCCCTGGAACGCGAAGATCGCGTCGTGGTGGCGAAGTTGGCGGCGATTCTGCGGATCGCGATCGCGTTGGACGATACTCGCAGCGGCCGCATTCGCGAGATCGAGTGTGTGCGTGAAGCCAGACAATTGGTGATTCACGTTCCCGGCGTCGACGATGTTTCGCTAGAACAAGTGGCGATGCGCCAAAATGCGGGACTGTTTCGCGATGTGTTCGGGATGCTCGTTCTGCTGCGAGCGGGGAAATAGACTGCACCCTCCACGAAACGATGGGTTAAGGCGGCTTTGTCGAAATTAGCATGGCCGTGAACCGCAATGACTCAATTAAGATGAAAGTAAAGTCGCCAAGCGTGCGATGACGCTGCAAAATTGAGCAAATGGGGGCGAGCGTCGTTGATGTTAATCATGCTTGATCGCCGTCATGCTTGATCGCAGGGAAAAATGCAGAGGAAAAAATTATGAGTTCTCGTTTTCACGTTGCGGATCGCATCCCCTTCCTTTTTCTCTTTGGGAGCTTCCTGTTGGCTTTTTTGATTCGTAGCGAAGAAACCGCCGCCGAGGATCTGTATACCATTCTCCGCGAACGTTTAGTCGAAGACCGGATCGCCACGGCGGGGGTCAAGGACTCTCGCGTGCTCGATGCCATTCGAAATACCCCGCGGCATGAGTTCGTCCCCCGGAGCCTGCGCGATCGAGCGTACTTGGACATGGCGTTGCCGATCGGAGAGTCGCAAACGATTAGCAGCCCCTTTACCGTAGCCTCGATGACCGAAGCGATCGAACCACAGTCGACCGATAAAGTGCTCGAAATTGGCACCGGCAGCGGGTACCAGGCCGCCGTGCTGAGCCCCTTGGTGGAGCGGGTCTATTCCATCGAAATCGTTGATGAGTTGGGACGACAAGCCGCCCAAACGCTGGCGCGACTCGGCTATGAGAACGTTCACACACGCGTTGGCGACGGCTTCCTTGGCTGGCCCGATGCGGCGCCGTTCGACAAAATTATCGTCACCTGTAGCCCCGAATCAGTGCCGCTGCCGCTCATCGAGCAACTGCGAGAGGGGGGACTAATCATCATTCCCGTCGGTCAGCGTTATCAGCAGACTTTGTATCGGATGCAAAAAGTCGATGGGAAATTGGTCCGGCAAGCGTTGCATCCGACGCTCTTTGTGCCGATGACGGGTGCAGCCGAAGAGGGACGCAAAGAATTGCCCGACCCCGCAAATCCGGTGGTCGTCAACGGCGCCTTCGAGATCCTGCCGAGCCAATCGCAAGCCACGACCGAGGATTTTGTTCCAGGATGGTACTACGGTCGCCAAGTCACTCAGGTCACTCCCTCTGCAGCGAGCCAAAGCGCCGGGGCTAACGAGGCGTCCAGCCGAGAAGCGGCCCCCGAAGGAAAGACCTTTGTACGATTCGAGAACGAAACGCCGGGGTTAAGTTCGCACCTATTGCAGGGCATCGCGATCGATGGTCGTGAAGTGTCGATGATTCGGTTGAGCGGACGAGTGCAAGTCGAGGGGGTCAAAATCGGGCCCAATACCGATTCGCTCCCGATGATTGCGGTCAGTTTGTATGACGACCAGCGTCGCGATCTCGGTGCCTTTTGGTTGGGGCCGTTCCGCGGCACCCGTTCTTGGCGTGATGTCAGCCGCTTAGTGCGAATTCCTCCTCAGACGCGGGAACTCATTTTGCGAATTGGGCTGTTTGGGGGGACCGGGAAGGCCGAATTCGACGCAATCGCGATTCAGAAAGTCGACTAGGGTCTGAGCAAATTTTTCAAAAATAATTCGCCCCTGTAATGCTTGTTTGAGCGCTGGGTCGGCGTCCAGCGAGTGGTGAAAAATTCGCTCACGTTTGCCCCCGGCGATCTGTTCCTAAGTCCTTTGTTATAAACGTCTTAACGCGATTGACTTGAGGCGGGTTGGGAGCCTGGGTTGCGTGCGGATTGTCACTCTTGATGGCGACGTCGACGCTCCCTTCCTGGCGGGGGCTGCTCAGTCACCCCCCGATTCGAGTGTTCTGCCGTTAAATTTTACCCAGGCTGCTTGTTTAACGTATTCCAACCGTTATTCTACCGGTGACACCAATTGTATCGGTTGCCGGTACGAGGCTTTCACGAGTTTAGAAATCGACGGAGGGGAGATTAAATCAGCTATGAGGTATTTCCAAGTATTGACCATCGCAGCGTCGGTGGTTGCTTTCTCTAGCTTGCCGAACTCGGTTCAGGCAGGTGGTTCGTACGGTGGCAGCTACGGTTCATCCGGTGGCAGCTACGGTTCGTCCGGCGGTAGCCACGGTTCGTCCGGTGGCTACACATCCTCTAGCCACGGATCTTCCGGTGGTGGACTTTTGAGCGGTTGGAGATCTCGTCGAGGCGGCTCCAGTGGCGGGTCGAGCGGAGGCTCCAGTGGGGGTTCGAGTGGCGGCGCCAGCTGGAGTTCCAGCGGTGGGTCAAGCGGAGGGTCTAGCGGTGGGTCTTCGGGTGGCTATTCCTCCGCCTCGGTTTCCTACGCTGGTAGTTCCGGAGGTTCTTCGGGAGGACGCGTCGGACCGATCCGACGATTGTTCGCTCACATCGGATCCAAACGGAGTTCGCAGGGCAGCAGCGGTGGTTCGAGCGGCGGTAGCAGTGGCGGTTCGAGCGGTGGCTATGCCGTTAGCTACGGTAGCCATGGATCCTCCGGGGGAAGTTCCGGGGGAGGACACGTTCATTATGCCCGCTACTCGATGAGCTCGGGTGGTTCGTCAGGCGGTTCGTCTGGAGGCTCCTCCGGTGGTGTTTACAGCACCTACTCGAGTCCGGTTATCCACTCGCATTCGCACGGGGTGGACGTGGGTTATGAATCGCCGATGGTTGAATCCTCTTACGAAACGTACTCCACTCCGATTGAAGGCACCATCATCGATGGTGGCTTTGATTCGGGCACCGTTATCGACAGCGTTCCTGTGGAAGGTGCACCTTTGGGCGCCGAAACGATCAACGATTCCACACGTTATGAGTCGGCCAAGCCAAAATTGGATGACGATTCGGCGATGTTGACGGTTGCCGTTCCTAGCGACGCGAAGGTCACTGTTAACGGTCACGCCACGACGAGCGAAGGAAATCTTCGCCAGTTCATGTCTCGCGGATTGAAGGATGGTTACGTTTACACCTACGTTGTGAATGTGGACTACACGATCGATGGCGAGAAGCAATCGGATTCCAAGGAAGTGAAGCTTCGTTTGGGAGATGTCGAGCAATTGGTATTCGATGTGACCGACAAGAAGAGCGACTCGGAGTCCACCGAGAAGTCCGACGCGATCGTTACCGTTGTGAAATTGCATGTCCCCGCTGACGCGCAGGTCACATTGGCTGGTAACGATACCGATGGTAAGGGTTCGGTTCGTACTTTCCGCACAAACCAATTGAAGGTTGGCGAGCAATGGGCCGGTTACACCGTCCGTGTCACCTCCACCGTCAACGGCGAAGCGGTTAGCAAAGAGCAAACGGTCGACGTGATTGCCGGTGGCACCACCGAGCTCGTCTTCGACTTCAAGGATTCGTCGCTCGCTCAACGCTAGTTTGTTGCTGTGCGACCACCGCGACGTTGAAAAATGAAGCATGGATTGGCCGCGTTCTCTTGGGAGAACGCGGCTTTTTTTTGCGTCGGTTTTCCGCACTGCGGTCAACGCATCTGTACTTCCGAATGTCTCGAGTTACCTTAGAACCGACTCGGAATTCACTCATTTAAGAACAAATTGAGCTCCATGACGACCGCAGAAAATCCAGAGGTGTCGCGCCGGATCAAATGGTTGGTTTCCATTCTGCTCTGCGCTCATCTACTTGCACTCGTGATGCCTCCTCTCGCCTTCCAAACTCGCGGGGCGCTGGGCGATTCACCTTCGGTGCAAACCTTGCTGAGCGTGGTTCGACATTACGCTCAATTCATGTACGTGGATCGTGGCTATGCCTTTTTTGCACCTGATCCAGGACCCAGCCATCTGATCCAAGCGGCGATTACCGATGCCTCGGGCAATACGGTCGAGAAGATGATCCCAAGCTTGGATGACCAGTGGCCTCGCCTGCTGTACCACCGCCATTTCATGTTGGCGGAATATCTGAACGAGATTTATCAGCCTCCCAATCCGCCTGAAGAGATTGCCAGGCTCGACCCCGTGGGGGCACAGTTGTGGGCGCAATCGCGAGCGAGATACGAGTACGTTCGCCAATCCGTGGTCGACCATTTGAAACATCAGAACAAGGGGCAACGCGTCGTGATCCGGCGTGTCGAACATGTGCTGCCGGGATTCATTGAAATGGCACGCGATCCGATCGCATTGAACGATCCAAGGTTGTATCGCGTGTTGCCAGATCAAGCGTTGGATCCGGCGCAGAGCAATGAAGCGGCTCGTCGCCCGCCCGAGGCGATTCCCGCACCCCAGGCACTGGAATCCCTGCCTGCGGGAACAACGCCGTCCAGTGCGGCACCTCCGCTGAATCAAGGCGAAGTGCCGCCGCCGATCGGCAACCGTGTTCCGCCATCCGCTGACAACGAAGACAAGCAAGGCGAGTCGAATGTTGCTTCGACCTCAGAGGTCCCGTCATGAATGTACCGGCCATGATCGAAATTTTTAAAGCATGGATTGGACAACTCTTTTCGGCCTGGGATCGGTTTTGGTTCACGCCACGCTATCCCCATGTTTTGGGGATCTTGCGAATCTTGACCGGTGCGATGTTGTTCTATTCGCATCTCGTGCTGGCGACACAACTTGGCGATTTTTTAGGCGATCACGCTTGGATCAATAATACCATTGCGGCCCAACTACATGATGGTGCGTTTGGGCCGGCGGATATGGGACGCAGCTACCTGTGGCATCTCAGTAACCCCCTTCTGCTGTGGCTGCATCACGCCGCAACGTTGCTGATCACTGCCGCATTTGCCGTCGGTTTTATGACGCGAGTCACGGCGCCGGCCGCTTGGTTCTTGCAAATCATGTATTTGCATCGGCTGACG
This window encodes:
- a CDS encoding urea ABC transporter substrate-binding protein, with amino-acid sequence MKPPHWRWLFLATIVLSIAAVLLGRSINSQASRRPIRVGILHSQTGTMAISESPVRDATLMAIEEINASGGILGRPIEVVSADGQSKEAIFASQAEWLIVDEQVSVVFGCWTSASRKAVRPIFERHQHLLFYPVQYEGLEQSPNIVYTGTTPNQQILPAVKWCFDNLGARSFFLVGSDYVFPRTVNTILRTQISALQGEVVGEEYMLLDSEQADAIVAKIVATKPDFILNTLNGHSNHAFFSSLRAAGIAASDIPTMSFSIAEVELLNMRYDQTQGDYAAWTYFQSIASERNTAFVKRFQDRFGSDRVTDDPIEAGYFGVYLWKQAVEDAGTDKPSAVRTKVGNQSFPAPQGIVSIDPETHHTWKTLRIGRIRGDGQFDIVWTSDYPVRPVTFPIYQSREQWEQFLEDMYRDWGQSWSKPADSERDKP
- a CDS encoding cysteine hydrolase family protein — encoded protein: MSRALLVIDVQQEYFSGALPVTYPVGHLDQILRVMDEAKQAGVPTAVIRHHQADPESPIFRLNSEAWQLHPEVEKRHRDVLIDKQLPGSFTNTNLAEWLKKVDADTVAIAGYMTQMCCDTTARQAFHRGYKVEFLRDATGTLDVANEAGSVTAQQLQDSILVSQQMFISEVIATDAWLERLR
- the ilvD gene encoding dihydroxy-acid dehydratase, whose amino-acid sequence is MNAPLNKYSQKITQPKSQGASQAMLYATGLTSEDMNKPQIGIGSVWYEGNSCNMHLLDLAAEVKAGVTAAGMVGMRFNTVGVSDGISMGTDGMSYSLQSRDLIADSIETIMGAQWYDALIALPGCDKNMPGCLIAMGRLNRPAIMVYGGTIKPGHYKNENLDIVSAFQCYGQYLAGQINEEERSEIVRHSCPGAGACGGMYTANTMASAIEALGMSLPYSASIPAEDPDKKAECLHAGDAILKLLKMDLKPRDIMTRTAFENAMVTVMALGGSTNAVLHLIAMARAVDVPLTIDDFQSVSDRIPFLADLKPSGKFVQEDLHSIGGTPAVMKYLLKEGLLDGSCMTVTGKTLAENLEPLPDLKVGQTIVHSVKEPIKKSGHIRILRGSLSPEGAVAKITGKEGLQFSGPARVFDNEEAMLHALEEKKIQKGDVVVIRYEGPKGGPGMPEMLTPTSAIMGAGLGSDVAMLTDGRFSGGSHGFIVGHITPEAQVGGPIALVQDGDTITIDAETNRLDVDVDEAELGKRREAWTAPPLKATRGTLYKYIKNVKSASEGCVTDE
- a CDS encoding 3-keto-disaccharide hydrolase: MRGFYGFLFVFVIACPAATLQIQRGFADDFQLKSRSLFDGQTLAGWEGNAYWFRIEDDAIVAGRLDQPIPHNEFLCTTELFADFELRLEAKLIAASEESATSLNAGVQFRTKRIPHDSEVSGYQADMGKMGERLIWGGLYDESRRNRFLVEPPSDLTKDLVKENDWNEIRIRCQGPRIQIFVNGVQTVDYTETDDQIPRHGILGLQIHGGPAAEAHYRNLRIRNLISK
- a CDS encoding HAD family hydrolase; this translates as MNIEFVYFDLGNVLVSFDPKIAVDNVANRFGVDAVHAAQAIYGSGLQDRFEHGHVTGEEYAAAVRDSLAASEAAMPTLALLEAISDMFTPIESMRETIDRVHQAGTRYGLLSNTCHAHWDWIGRQPWLISSVVWPVCVLSCEVSSMKPDFAIYQAAERLANVPPEAILFLDDKAENVAAAIERGWNAVQCLGGDQADAALRKYRVIS
- a CDS encoding Ppx/GppA phosphatase family protein, coding for MAQLVPPPTISLHSTPPRPVAVIDIGATSIRMAIAEIHADGEVRTLDTLVQPVNLGREAFDVRRLSRASIEKAAGILKKYQRVLKEYGITGPQDLRVVATTAVREALNRLAFTDRVFIVTGLNVEPIDEAEVNRITYMGITPHLRSHPELADARSVVVEVGGGNTELLVIRSGNVLHSQSYRLGSLRLLQLLDDANVSASRRRILLESHIRRTLDLILEEVHSDAMIHLVAFGGDMRFAAHQLLDDWDGTSLAQLSTDRLIEFTNEVLKLDDDAIVKRFGASFIEAETLGPALLAYSMLAQAFNQSLVYVCDTNLRDGLLHDMAIGGEWTAEFRNQIVRSALTLGRRFDFDETHARNVAELARKLFEQLGAEHQLDQRHEVILHVAALLHEIGMMINVRSNHKHALYVIRHSGLFGLSKSELLQVGLVARYYRRAYPQPSHEGYGSLEREDRVVVAKLAAILRIAIALDDTRSGRIREIECVREARQLVIHVPGVDDVSLEQVAMRQNAGLFRDVFGMLVLLRAGK
- a CDS encoding protein-L-isoaspartate(D-aspartate) O-methyltransferase, with translation MSSRFHVADRIPFLFLFGSFLLAFLIRSEETAAEDLYTILRERLVEDRIATAGVKDSRVLDAIRNTPRHEFVPRSLRDRAYLDMALPIGESQTISSPFTVASMTEAIEPQSTDKVLEIGTGSGYQAAVLSPLVERVYSIEIVDELGRQAAQTLARLGYENVHTRVGDGFLGWPDAAPFDKIIVTCSPESVPLPLIEQLREGGLIIIPVGQRYQQTLYRMQKVDGKLVRQALHPTLFVPMTGAAEEGRKELPDPANPVVVNGAFEILPSQSQATTEDFVPGWYYGRQVTQVTPSAASQSAGANEASSREAAPEGKTFVRFENETPGLSSHLLQGIAIDGREVSMIRLSGRVQVEGVKIGPNTDSLPMIAVSLYDDQRRDLGAFWLGPFRGTRSWRDVSRLVRIPPQTRELILRIGLFGGTGKAEFDAIAIQKVD
- a CDS encoding TIGR03000 domain-containing protein: MRYFQVLTIAASVVAFSSLPNSVQAGGSYGGSYGSSGGSYGSSGGSHGSSGGYTSSSHGSSGGGLLSGWRSRRGGSSGGSSGGSSGGSSGGASWSSSGGSSGGSSGGSSGGYSSASVSYAGSSGGSSGGRVGPIRRLFAHIGSKRSSQGSSGGSSGGSSGGSSGGYAVSYGSHGSSGGSSGGGHVHYARYSMSSGGSSGGSSGGSSGGVYSTYSSPVIHSHSHGVDVGYESPMVESSYETYSTPIEGTIIDGGFDSGTVIDSVPVEGAPLGAETINDSTRYESAKPKLDDDSAMLTVAVPSDAKVTVNGHATTSEGNLRQFMSRGLKDGYVYTYVVNVDYTIDGEKQSDSKEVKLRLGDVEQLVFDVTDKKSDSESTEKSDAIVTVVKLHVPADAQVTLAGNDTDGKGSVRTFRTNQLKVGEQWAGYTVRVTSTVNGEAVSKEQTVDVIAGGTTELVFDFKDSSLAQR